In Methylocystis echinoides, one genomic interval encodes:
- the bamA gene encoding outer membrane protein assembly factor BamA, with protein sequence MQSICGIWKSSSLLAALLAALVVLSTPAAAAIIVQGNTRADAETIRSYFTGSSPQEVEKGLEALRDSGRFATVSASRKGNDVIIRVTEGNQINRVVIEGNSKVKTENLQPELRTRAHGAFSQQVAEADVARLTEIYRRAGRAAAKVSYRTVELPNGRIDVVFAVAEGDKTGVKEIRFVGNNVYSNRRLVGLMETTEMNLLSFLKTSDVYDPDRIASDLELVRRFYLKNGYADFRVVSSDAQFDPALGGYIITIVVEEGPQYHVASVDVESHLPDINGAALSDLLRISPGDVYNGDAVEKTVESLTREAARKGYAFTQARPRGERNPAAQTVSIHFVLDEGPRVYIERINIRGNTRTRDYVIRREFDIGEGDAYNRVLIDRAERRLNGLGFFKKVKITNEPGSSPDRVILNVDVEDQPTGNFGVSGGYSTNQGFIAEVSVSESNFMGRGQAVRLSVQAGQIARGVNFSFTEPYFLDQRISAGFDVFARRQDAYSYSIYSSTSVGGTIRFGVPVTDELSFSPRYSLYQTTISIPNTNNKPYNDCTVPTAVTPGPSPFFPYDQGYPNLQYNCLSNGEASLAIKESQGTITTSSIGYSLNYATIDNFMNPHNGWMVNFSQDAAGLGGYSRYLRTTGDVRYFHEVPYLDDVVGIARLQGGNLTPFGGYTPRIQDNFNLGPSLVRGFAPGGIGPRDSNLFTTWNARNGNSLGGTDYVGGSLEVQFPLWGVPKDLGLRGALFADAGSLWNFQGRTNYANNLPTIPGVTCLAAYTPEAGYGQGTCVVPASNGFRLRSSVGASILWNSPMGPIRFDYAVVTSKAATDITQNFRFSGGANF encoded by the coding sequence ATGCAATCCATCTGCGGCATCTGGAAATCTTCGTCATTGCTGGCCGCCCTGCTGGCGGCGCTGGTGGTGTTGTCAACGCCAGCCGCCGCGGCGATCATCGTTCAGGGCAATACGCGCGCCGACGCGGAAACCATCCGGTCCTATTTTACCGGGTCGAGCCCGCAAGAGGTGGAGAAGGGACTGGAGGCGCTGCGCGACAGCGGGCGGTTTGCGACGGTCTCGGCGTCCCGCAAGGGCAATGACGTGATCATCCGCGTCACCGAAGGCAATCAGATCAATCGCGTCGTCATCGAGGGCAACAGCAAGGTCAAGACCGAGAATCTGCAGCCCGAATTGCGCACCCGCGCCCATGGCGCCTTCAGCCAGCAAGTGGCCGAGGCCGACGTCGCCCGCCTCACCGAGATTTATCGTCGCGCCGGCCGCGCGGCGGCGAAGGTCTCCTATCGCACCGTCGAGCTGCCGAACGGCCGCATCGACGTCGTCTTCGCCGTTGCGGAAGGCGACAAGACCGGCGTCAAGGAAATCCGCTTCGTCGGCAACAACGTCTATTCGAATCGCCGCTTGGTCGGGCTCATGGAGACGACGGAGATGAATCTCCTGTCGTTCCTCAAGACCAGCGACGTTTACGATCCCGACCGCATCGCCTCCGACCTCGAACTCGTGCGCCGCTTCTATCTCAAGAACGGCTACGCGGATTTTCGCGTCGTGAGTTCCGACGCCCAGTTCGATCCCGCCTTGGGCGGCTACATCATCACCATCGTCGTGGAGGAAGGGCCGCAATACCATGTCGCTTCCGTCGACGTGGAATCGCATCTTCCCGACATCAACGGCGCGGCGCTGAGCGATCTGCTGCGCATCTCGCCCGGCGACGTCTATAACGGCGACGCGGTCGAGAAGACGGTCGAGTCGCTCACGCGTGAGGCGGCCAGGAAGGGCTACGCCTTCACTCAGGCGCGTCCGCGCGGCGAGCGCAATCCCGCCGCCCAGACGGTCTCGATCCACTTCGTTCTCGACGAAGGGCCGCGCGTCTACATCGAGCGCATCAACATTCGCGGCAACACCCGCACGCGCGACTATGTGATCCGGCGCGAGTTCGACATCGGCGAGGGCGACGCCTACAATCGCGTCCTCATCGATCGCGCCGAGCGTCGCCTGAACGGCCTCGGCTTCTTCAAGAAGGTGAAGATCACCAATGAGCCGGGATCCTCGCCCGACCGCGTGATCCTCAATGTGGATGTCGAAGATCAGCCCACCGGCAACTTCGGCGTCTCCGGCGGCTATTCGACCAACCAGGGCTTCATCGCGGAAGTCTCGGTCTCGGAAAGCAACTTCATGGGCCGCGGCCAGGCTGTCCGTCTGTCGGTGCAGGCCGGCCAGATCGCGCGCGGCGTGAATTTCAGCTTCACGGAGCCCTATTTCCTCGATCAGCGCATCTCCGCCGGCTTCGACGTCTTCGCCCGTCGCCAGGACGCCTACAGCTACTCGATCTACTCGTCGACCTCGGTCGGCGGCACGATCCGCTTCGGCGTTCCGGTGACCGACGAACTCAGTTTCTCGCCGCGCTACTCGCTGTATCAAACGACGATCTCGATCCCCAACACGAACAACAAGCCGTACAATGACTGTACCGTTCCGACGGCGGTCACGCCCGGCCCCTCGCCCTTCTTCCCCTATGACCAGGGCTACCCGAACCTGCAGTACAACTGCTTGTCGAACGGCGAAGCTTCGCTCGCGATCAAGGAGTCGCAGGGCACGATCACGACCTCGTCGATCGGCTATTCGCTGAACTACGCCACAATCGACAACTTCATGAACCCGCACAATGGCTGGATGGTCAATTTCAGCCAGGACGCGGCGGGTCTCGGCGGCTACTCGCGCTACCTGCGCACGACGGGCGACGTCCGCTACTTCCACGAGGTCCCCTATCTGGATGACGTGGTCGGCATCGCGCGCCTGCAGGGCGGCAATCTGACGCCCTTTGGCGGCTATACGCCGCGCATTCAGGACAACTTCAACCTCGGCCCGAGCCTGGTGCGCGGCTTCGCGCCGGGCGGCATCGGTCCGCGCGACTCCAATCTGTTCACGACGTGGAACGCCCGTAACGGCAACTCGCTCGGCGGCACCGACTATGTCGGCGGCTCGCTCGAAGTTCAGTTCCCGCTCTGGGGCGTGCCGAAAGATCTCGGTTTGAGAGGCGCGCTGTTCGCCGACGCCGGCAGCCTTTGGAACTTCCAGGGCCGCACCAATTACGCCAACAATCTGCCGACCATCCCGGGCGTGACCTGTCTCGCCGCCTATACGCCAGAGGCGGGCTATGGCCAGGGCACCTGCGTGGTGCCGGCGTCCAACGGCTTCCGCCTCCGCTCGTCGGTCGGCGCATCGATCCTGTGGAACTCGCCTATGGGACCGATTCGCTTCGACTATGCGGTCGTCACGTCGAAGGCGGCGACCGACATCACACAGAACTTCCGCTTCTCCGGCGGCGCCAACTTCTGA
- a CDS encoding RIP metalloprotease: protein MTFATYVIPFVFVLSIVVFIHEFGHFIVGRWCGVQVDAFSIGFGPELFARVDRRGTRWRVAAIPLGGYVKFHGDANAASGPDAESVEAMPAAERAVTFAAQPVWKRSAIVFAGPFANFILAIVIFTGMFSIYGRITLAPRVGSLVAGGAGESAGFQTGDLVLSIDGVAIPTFAKMQEIVASSAETKLVFVVRRGERDVTIEATPALKDVESAAGKVRIGMLGLKASTSPADMHEERYGPVASVGAAVDETWQIVRRTGVYIGGLMTGRERADQLSGPIGIAQISGHMAQAAPKVGLGPFLNLIAILSVSIGLLNLLPVPLLDGGHLLFFGIEAIRGRALNDRAQEVAFRLGLAMVGTLMIFSTYNDIARLIQRLAGGSS, encoded by the coding sequence ATGACTTTTGCAACCTACGTCATCCCCTTCGTCTTTGTTCTGAGCATCGTCGTTTTCATCCACGAATTCGGCCATTTCATCGTCGGCCGCTGGTGCGGCGTGCAGGTCGACGCCTTCTCGATCGGCTTTGGGCCGGAGCTTTTCGCACGCGTCGACCGGCGCGGCACGCGCTGGCGCGTCGCCGCCATTCCCCTCGGCGGCTACGTCAAATTCCATGGCGACGCCAATGCCGCGAGCGGTCCCGACGCTGAGTCGGTCGAGGCCATGCCGGCGGCTGAGCGCGCAGTGACGTTCGCCGCGCAGCCTGTCTGGAAGCGTTCGGCGATCGTTTTCGCCGGGCCCTTCGCAAACTTCATTCTGGCGATCGTGATTTTCACCGGCATGTTCTCGATTTACGGCCGGATCACGCTCGCCCCCCGCGTCGGCTCGCTGGTGGCGGGCGGCGCCGGTGAGAGCGCTGGCTTCCAGACGGGCGATCTCGTGCTGTCGATCGACGGCGTCGCGATTCCGACCTTCGCGAAGATGCAGGAAATCGTTGCGAGCTCCGCCGAGACGAAGCTGGTTTTCGTCGTGCGCCGGGGCGAGCGGGACGTGACGATCGAGGCCACGCCCGCGCTGAAGGACGTCGAGAGCGCGGCCGGGAAGGTTCGAATCGGCATGCTCGGCCTCAAGGCGTCGACCTCGCCGGCGGACATGCACGAGGAGCGCTACGGGCCGGTGGCGTCGGTCGGGGCGGCCGTGGACGAGACCTGGCAGATCGTCCGCCGCACGGGCGTTTACATCGGCGGCTTGATGACCGGGCGGGAGCGCGCGGATCAGCTTTCCGGCCCGATCGGCATTGCGCAGATTTCGGGCCATATGGCCCAGGCTGCGCCGAAGGTCGGGTTGGGGCCCTTCCTCAACCTGATCGCTATCCTGTCCGTCTCCATCGGCCTGTTGAACCTGTTGCCGGTCCCGCTGCTCGATGGCGGCCATCTGCTGTTTTTCGGCATCGAGGCGATTCGCGGCCGCGCGCTCAACGATCGCGCTCAGGAAGTGGCTTTCCGACTGGGCCTCGCCATGGTCGGCACGCTGATGATCTTCTCGACGTATAACGACATCGCGCGCTTGATCCAGCGCCTGGCCGGCGGCTCCTCCTAA
- the dxr gene encoding 1-deoxy-D-xylulose-5-phosphate reductoisomerase, translated as MGLNKAKANGRARPPRRIVLLGATGSIGRSTVDLLERDPDRFSVSAVAGGRDAAALADVARRTKAEFAAIRDESAYVALKEALSGTNIQVAAGRDAVIEAAVRDADLVVSAIVGAAGVEPTHAAISLGRAVALANKECLVCAGAPFMRTARRMGAHLLPVDSEHNAIFQALGGEDPARIERMIVTASGGPFRTWSKERIAAATVDEALNHPNWAMGPKVTVDSAGLMNKGLELIEAHHLFGVSAEKLEVVVHPQSIVHGLVTFSDGSVTAGLAPPDMRVPIAHCLAFPERLTTPARRLDFAQIGSLTFEAPDFERFPALKLALDALGQGGGLATVLNAANEIAVAAFLDRRIPFSGIAKHVAEACEAALRDGYAQEPASVEEALGVDHIVRERSRRALAVDTPSGMLTLQ; from the coding sequence ATGGGTTTGAACAAGGCAAAGGCGAACGGGCGCGCGCGGCCCCCGCGCCGCATCGTTCTTCTCGGCGCGACTGGATCGATCGGCCGGTCCACTGTGGATCTTCTGGAGCGCGATCCCGATCGCTTTTCGGTCTCCGCGGTGGCGGGCGGACGCGATGCGGCGGCGCTTGCGGACGTGGCGCGCCGCACCAAAGCGGAATTCGCGGCGATCCGCGACGAAAGCGCATATGTGGCGCTCAAGGAGGCGCTGTCCGGCACGAATATTCAGGTCGCCGCGGGTCGCGACGCCGTGATCGAGGCGGCCGTCCGTGACGCCGATCTGGTAGTTTCCGCCATTGTCGGCGCGGCGGGCGTGGAGCCGACCCATGCGGCGATTTCGCTGGGGCGGGCGGTGGCGCTCGCAAACAAGGAATGTCTGGTTTGCGCGGGCGCCCCCTTCATGCGCACGGCGCGCCGCATGGGGGCGCATCTGCTGCCCGTGGACAGCGAGCATAATGCGATTTTCCAGGCCCTCGGCGGCGAGGACCCCGCCCGCATCGAGCGCATGATCGTCACGGCCTCCGGCGGCCCGTTCAGGACCTGGAGCAAGGAGCGCATCGCCGCCGCGACCGTCGACGAGGCGCTCAATCACCCCAATTGGGCGATGGGCCCCAAGGTGACGGTCGATTCGGCCGGGCTGATGAATAAAGGCCTGGAGCTCATTGAAGCGCATCATCTTTTTGGCGTGTCGGCCGAAAAGCTCGAAGTCGTGGTGCATCCGCAGTCGATCGTGCATGGCCTCGTCACCTTCTCCGACGGCTCCGTCACCGCCGGTCTGGCCCCGCCGGACATGCGCGTGCCGATCGCCCATTGCCTGGCTTTTCCCGAACGGCTGACGACGCCGGCGCGGCGGCTCGATTTCGCGCAGATCGGCTCGCTGACCTTCGAGGCCCCGGATTTCGAGCGCTTCCCGGCCTTGAAGCTGGCCCTCGACGCCCTGGGTCAGGGCGGGGGCCTCGCCACAGTCTTGAACGCGGCCAACGAAATCGCCGTCGCGGCGTTCCTCGATCGGCGCATCCCCTTCTCCGGCATCGCCAAACATGTGGCGGAGGCTTGTGAGGCGGCGCTTCGTGACGGCTATGCGCAGGAGCCGGCAAGCGTGGAAGAAGCGCTCGGCGTTGACCATATTGTCAGAGAAAGATCGCGGCGGGCCTTGGCCGTTGACACGCCATCGGGCATGTTAACCCTTCAGTAA
- a CDS encoding CDP-archaeol synthase produces MSATPKSAGAGSGGFADLGPRVLSAVVMVGAALLTLYLGGDVFALFWILAGFAINWEWQGLVGGDRRRWRVAAGGAAVAAAAALGQTGLVGVAALTIAVLAAVAASLAGPERRLWAAAGVAYASAPIFSVCWLRQSPDHGILAIAFLFAIVWGTDIFAYFGGRLIGGPKLWPRVSAGKTWSGTITGVLSGAALGLATAYFGGGPALAGAKTFLVALLAAAVSQMGDLFESSVKRRFGVKDSSRIIPGHGGVMDRLDGFIFACVLAAAIGVAGGNPNHNLFFW; encoded by the coding sequence GTGAGCGCCACGCCGAAGAGCGCGGGCGCTGGGAGCGGCGGCTTCGCTGATCTCGGCCCGCGCGTCCTGTCCGCCGTCGTGATGGTCGGGGCGGCGCTGCTGACGCTCTACCTGGGTGGAGACGTCTTCGCCCTCTTTTGGATTCTGGCGGGATTTGCGATCAACTGGGAATGGCAAGGCCTTGTCGGCGGCGATCGGCGGCGGTGGCGCGTCGCGGCGGGCGGCGCGGCGGTGGCGGCCGCCGCAGCCCTGGGGCAGACGGGCCTCGTCGGCGTCGCGGCCCTGACCATCGCCGTTCTTGCCGCCGTGGCGGCGAGTCTGGCGGGACCGGAGCGGCGGCTCTGGGCAGCCGCGGGCGTCGCCTACGCCAGCGCCCCGATCTTCTCGGTCTGCTGGTTGAGGCAATCGCCCGACCATGGGATCCTCGCCATCGCCTTCCTCTTCGCCATTGTGTGGGGCACGGACATCTTTGCCTATTTCGGCGGCAGGTTGATCGGCGGGCCGAAGCTCTGGCCGCGCGTCTCCGCCGGGAAGACCTGGTCCGGCACGATTACGGGCGTTCTCAGCGGGGCGGCCTTAGGGCTCGCGACCGCCTATTTCGGCGGCGGCCCGGCGCTTGCAGGCGCAAAGACCTTTTTGGTCGCGCTGCTGGCGGCGGCCGTGTCGCAAATGGGGGACTTGTTCGAGTCTTCGGTCAAGCGCCGCTTCGGCGTGAAGGATTCGAGCCGGATCATTCCCGGCCATGGCGGCGTGATGGACCGTCTGGACGGCTTCATTTTCGCCTGCGTCCTGGCCGCGGCGATCGGCGTGGCGGGCGGCAATCCCAACCACAATCTGTTTTTCTGGTGA
- a CDS encoding isoprenyl transferase: MAEGEILDMAATSLGVPAAPRHVALIMDGNGRWAAARGLPRFEGHRRGVEALRRAVRAAIDLEISYLTVYSFSAENWSRPREEVQSLLGLLHRFIRNDLAELHANNVRVRVIGARDDLAPEIADLLKEAEQVTEANTGLTLVVAFNYGARQEIAAAARALAQMVAEGRLSPQEIDADAISAQLDTADIPDPDVIIRTSGEQRLSNFLLWQAAYAEFVFLPILWPDFDRAAMVAALEEYAHRERRFGRVEAPRSAKTAS, from the coding sequence ATGGCGGAAGGCGAGATTCTCGACATGGCGGCGACGTCTCTCGGCGTTCCGGCGGCGCCGCGGCATGTCGCGCTGATCATGGACGGGAACGGCCGCTGGGCCGCCGCCCGCGGCCTGCCGCGCTTCGAGGGCCATCGACGCGGGGTCGAGGCGCTGCGGCGGGCGGTGCGCGCCGCGATCGATCTCGAGATTTCCTACCTGACCGTCTATTCCTTTTCGGCCGAAAACTGGTCGCGGCCGCGCGAGGAGGTGCAGAGCCTGCTCGGCCTGCTGCATCGCTTCATCCGCAACGATCTGGCGGAACTGCACGCAAACAACGTGCGCGTGCGGGTCATTGGCGCGCGCGACGATCTCGCGCCCGAGATCGCCGACCTCCTGAAGGAGGCCGAGCAGGTCACCGAGGCCAACACCGGCTTGACGCTCGTCGTCGCCTTTAACTATGGCGCGCGTCAGGAGATCGCCGCTGCGGCGCGCGCGCTCGCACAGATGGTGGCGGAGGGGCGTCTGTCGCCGCAGGAGATCGACGCCGACGCGATTTCCGCGCAGCTCGACACAGCCGACATCCCCGACCCCGACGTCATCATCCGCACCTCCGGCGAGCAGCGTCTGTCCAATTTCCTGCTCTGGCAGGCGGCTTACGCCGAATTCGTATTTCTGCCGATCCTCTGGCCGGACTTCGACCGCGCGGCCATGGTCGCGGCGCTCGAGGAATATGCGCATCGCGAGAGACGCTTCGGGCGGGTCGAGGCCCCGCGCAGCGCCAAGACCGCGTCATGA
- the frr gene encoding ribosome recycling factor, translating into MTDKFHLADLKRRMQGAIATLKHEFGGLRTGRASASLLDPVHVDAYGQVSPLNQVATVSVPEPRMISVQVWDKALVIAVDKAIREANLGLQPTVEGQILRIRMPELNEQRRKELVKVAHKYAEEARVAVRHVRRDGLDILKKLLKDHAIPEDDEKRHETEVQKATDEAVKEIDAALATKEKEIMQV; encoded by the coding sequence ATGACGGATAAATTCCACCTCGCGGATTTGAAGCGCCGCATGCAGGGCGCCATCGCGACGCTGAAACACGAATTCGGCGGCCTGCGCACGGGTCGCGCCTCGGCGAGCCTGCTCGACCCGGTCCATGTCGACGCTTACGGCCAGGTTTCTCCCCTCAACCAGGTCGCCACCGTCAGCGTCCCGGAGCCGCGCATGATCTCGGTGCAGGTGTGGGACAAGGCGCTGGTCATCGCCGTCGACAAGGCGATTCGCGAGGCCAATTTGGGTCTGCAGCCGACCGTCGAGGGCCAGATATTGCGTATCCGCATGCCGGAGCTCAACGAGCAGCGCCGCAAGGAACTGGTCAAGGTCGCCCATAAATACGCCGAGGAGGCCCGCGTCGCCGTGCGTCACGTGCGTCGCGACGGTCTCGATATCCTCAAGAAGCTCCTGAAGGATCACGCCATCCCGGAGGATGACGAGAAGCGGCACGAGACCGAAGTGCAGAAGGCGACGGACGAGGCGGTGAAGGAGATCGACGCCGCGCTGGCGACGAAGGAAAAGGAAATCATGCAGGTCTGA
- the pyrH gene encoding UMP kinase: MPDYASKRYKRVVVKLSGEALQGSSPHGLDAVTLEQIARDLATASENGHEIAVVVGGGNFFRGIKGAETGIERARADSIGMLATVMNGLALEQAVEGQGRPARCLSAVPMPSLCESFSRRAALHHLAKGRVVIAAGGTGNPFFTTDTGAVLRAAELSADAVLKATQVDGVYTADPKRDPSARRYDRLTHDEAIAQNLAVMDTAAFALARDNRIPIIVFSIGEPGAIASVLSGGGRSTLVAP; the protein is encoded by the coding sequence ATGCCCGACTACGCTTCGAAGCGATACAAACGCGTGGTCGTGAAGCTTTCGGGGGAGGCGCTTCAGGGCTCCTCTCCCCATGGGCTGGACGCCGTTACGCTGGAACAGATCGCCAGGGATCTCGCCACCGCCTCGGAGAACGGGCACGAGATCGCGGTCGTCGTCGGGGGCGGCAATTTCTTCCGTGGAATCAAAGGCGCGGAAACCGGAATCGAGCGCGCGCGCGCCGATTCGATCGGCATGCTCGCGACGGTCATGAACGGTCTTGCGCTGGAACAGGCCGTGGAAGGGCAGGGGCGTCCGGCGCGTTGCCTCTCGGCGGTGCCCATGCCCTCGTTGTGCGAATCGTTCTCGCGCCGCGCCGCGCTGCACCATCTCGCCAAGGGCCGGGTCGTGATCGCGGCGGGCGGCACCGGCAATCCCTTCTTCACGACCGACACGGGCGCCGTGCTGCGCGCGGCGGAGCTTTCCGCCGATGCGGTGCTGAAGGCGACCCAGGTCGACGGGGTCTATACGGCCGATCCCAAACGCGACCCTTCAGCGCGACGTTACGATCGCTTGACCCACGACGAGGCCATCGCGCAAAATCTCGCGGTGATGGACACGGCGGCTTTCGCGCTGGCGCGGGACAACCGGATTCCGATCATTGTTTTTTCCATTGGGGAGCCCGGGGCTATCGCCTCGGTTCTATCCGGGGGTGGGCGATCCACCCTCGTCGCGCCATAG
- a CDS encoding SDR family oxidoreductase has protein sequence MTQGDGLRDPRELYPKPPFDKQPQPWPGLACKMRPRPDHGEMSYRGSDRLAGRRALITGGDSGIGRAAAIAFAREGADVAINYLPEEEEDAREVVELINDAGCKAAALPGDIRDETFCKRLVEDAVAEFGGLDLLVNNAARQHVHESILEITTEDLDWTFRTNLYALFWITKAAIPHMPPGSTIINTTSITAYQPSQHLLDYAVTKAGILNFTWGLAKQLASKGIRVNAVAPGPFWTPLQPSGGQTQEHLTEFGGDTPLGRPGQPAEIAPLYVLLASAESSYATGQVFGATGGETGP, from the coding sequence ATGACGCAGGGAGATGGTCTGCGCGATCCGCGCGAGCTTTATCCCAAGCCGCCCTTCGACAAGCAGCCGCAGCCCTGGCCGGGCCTTGCCTGCAAGATGCGTCCGCGCCCCGATCACGGCGAGATGAGCTATCGCGGCTCGGACCGGCTCGCCGGCCGCCGGGCGTTGATCACCGGCGGCGATTCGGGGATCGGGCGCGCCGCGGCGATCGCCTTCGCCCGCGAGGGAGCGGACGTCGCCATTAATTACCTGCCCGAGGAGGAGGAGGACGCGCGCGAGGTCGTCGAGCTCATAAATGACGCCGGCTGCAAGGCGGCGGCGCTTCCCGGCGACATACGCGACGAGACCTTCTGCAAGCGGCTGGTCGAGGACGCCGTGGCCGAGTTCGGCGGGCTCGACCTTCTCGTCAACAACGCCGCGCGCCAGCATGTGCATGAGTCCATCCTCGAAATCACCACGGAAGACCTCGACTGGACCTTCCGCACCAATCTCTACGCGCTGTTCTGGATCACCAAGGCCGCGATCCCGCACATGCCGCCCGGCTCGACCATCATCAACACGACCTCGATCACCGCCTACCAGCCCTCGCAGCATCTGCTCGATTATGCGGTGACCAAGGCCGGCATCCTGAATTTCACCTGGGGTCTCGCCAAGCAGCTCGCCTCGAAGGGCATTCGCGTCAACGCCGTCGCGCCCGGCCCGTTCTGGACGCCGCTGCAGCCGTCGGGCGGACAGACGCAGGAGCATCTGACCGAATTCGGCGGCGACACGCCGCTCGGGCGCCCCGGCCAGCCGGCGGAAATCGCGCCGCTTTACGTGCTGCTGGCGTCGGCGGAATCGAGTTACGCAACCGGCCAGGTCTTCGGCGCGACGGGCGGCGAGACCGGACCGTGA
- the tsf gene encoding translation elongation factor Ts, whose protein sequence is MATITAALVKELRESTGAGMMDCKAALTATEGEFEAAVDWLRKKGLSKAAKKADRVAAEGLVAALTGDKTGVVVEVNSETDFVSRNADFQTLVKNIAEVALKSGKADAADLGAQAYPGGGTVAENVTSAVATIGENLTLRRAAALTVGDGVVGRYVHGQVVDGQGKIAVIVALESTGDKEVLAKLAREIAMHVASANPQAMDASGLDPAVVEREANLLREKNAGKPENVLAKIVESGVKTFAKEVCLLDQVSNHPEHNGKTVAQAVKELEGKAGAPIAIKGFIRYALGEGIEKQTSDFAAEVAAAAKG, encoded by the coding sequence ATGGCCACGATCACCGCCGCCCTCGTCAAGGAACTGCGCGAGAGCACTGGCGCCGGCATGATGGATTGCAAGGCCGCGCTCACCGCGACCGAAGGCGAATTCGAGGCTGCGGTCGACTGGCTGCGCAAGAAGGGTCTCTCCAAGGCCGCCAAGAAGGCCGATCGCGTCGCCGCCGAAGGCCTGGTCGCCGCGCTGACCGGGGACAAGACCGGCGTCGTCGTCGAGGTGAACTCCGAGACCGACTTCGTGTCGCGCAACGCCGACTTCCAGACGCTCGTTAAGAACATCGCCGAAGTCGCGCTGAAGAGCGGCAAGGCTGACGCCGCGGACCTCGGCGCGCAGGCCTATCCGGGCGGCGGCACGGTCGCCGAGAACGTCACCAGCGCCGTCGCCACCATTGGCGAGAATCTCACGCTGCGCCGCGCAGCCGCGCTCACGGTCGGCGACGGCGTCGTCGGCCGCTATGTGCACGGCCAGGTCGTCGACGGCCAGGGGAAGATCGCCGTCATCGTCGCGCTGGAGTCTACGGGTGACAAGGAAGTTCTCGCCAAGCTCGCCCGCGAGATCGCGATGCATGTCGCCTCGGCCAATCCGCAGGCGATGGACGCGTCGGGCCTCGACCCGGCCGTGGTCGAGCGCGAGGCCAATCTGCTGCGGGAGAAGAACGCCGGCAAGCCGGAGAACGTGCTGGCCAAGATCGTCGAGTCGGGCGTGAAGACCTTCGCCAAGGAAGTCTGCCTGCTCGATCAGGTCTCCAACCACCCGGAGCACAACGGCAAGACCGTCGCGCAGGCGGTGAAGGAGCTCGAGGGCAAGGCCGGCGCGCCGATCGCCATCAAGGGCTTCATCCGCTACGCGCTCGGCGAGGGCATCGAGAAGCAGACGAGCGACTTCGCGGCGGAAGTGGCCGCGGCGGCGAAGGGCTAA
- a CDS encoding 30S ribosomal protein S2: MAIPDFSMRGLLEAGAHFGHQAHRWNPKMAPYIFGARNNIHIIDLAQTVPLLHQALKVVSDTVAKGGRVLFVGTKRQAQDQIADAAKRSAQYYINSRWLGGTLTNWKTISGSINRLRKLDDQLSAGAQGVTKKERLLLTREREKLEKALGGIKDMGGTPDLIFVIDTNKEQLAIKEANRLKIPVVAILDTNCDPDGVTFPIPGNDDAGRAIALYCDLIAKAAIDGISRSQGALGVDLGEAEAPEAEPAVADSAGAGAAYESTEAFELLAAPRGAPDDLAKLNGVGPQLVKKLNDAGVFHYWQIAAMTPADVEKVDADLKLNGRISRDGWVDQARALLSA; encoded by the coding sequence ATGGCGATTCCCGATTTTTCCATGCGCGGCCTTCTCGAGGCGGGCGCTCATTTCGGCCACCAGGCGCATCGCTGGAACCCGAAGATGGCCCCTTATATCTTCGGCGCGCGCAACAACATCCACATCATCGACCTCGCCCAGACGGTGCCGCTGCTGCATCAGGCGCTGAAGGTCGTCTCCGACACGGTGGCCAAGGGCGGCCGCGTGCTCTTCGTCGGCACCAAGCGCCAGGCGCAGGACCAGATCGCCGACGCCGCCAAGCGCAGCGCGCAATATTACATCAATTCCCGCTGGCTCGGCGGCACGCTGACCAACTGGAAGACGATTTCCGGCTCCATCAACCGTCTTCGCAAGCTCGACGACCAGCTCTCGGCCGGCGCCCAGGGCGTCACGAAGAAGGAACGCCTGCTGCTGACGCGCGAGCGCGAGAAGCTCGAAAAGGCGCTGGGCGGCATCAAGGACATGGGCGGCACGCCCGACCTGATCTTCGTCATCGACACCAACAAGGAGCAGCTCGCGATCAAGGAGGCCAACCGCCTCAAGATCCCGGTCGTGGCGATTCTCGACACCAACTGCGATCCCGACGGCGTGACCTTCCCGATCCCCGGCAATGACGACGCCGGCCGCGCCATTGCGCTTTACTGCGATCTCATCGCCAAGGCGGCGATCGACGGCATCTCCCGCAGCCAGGGCGCGCTGGGCGTCGACCTCGGCGAGGCCGAAGCGCCGGAAGCCGAGCCCGCGGTCGCCGACAGCGCTGGCGCCGGCGCGGCTTATGAGTCGACGGAAGCCTTCGAGCTTCTCGCCGCCCCGCGCGGCGCGCCCGACGATCTCGCCAAGCTGAATGGCGTCGGTCCGCAGCTCGTCAAGAAGCTCAATGACGCCGGCGTCTTCCATTACTGGCAGATCGCCGCGATGACGCCCGCCGACGTCGAGAAGGTCGACGCCGATCTCAAGCTCAACGGCCGCATCTCCCGCGACGGCTGGGTCGATCAGGCGCGCGCGCTTTTGTCCGCGTAA